In Candidatus Aenigmatarchaeota archaeon, the following proteins share a genomic window:
- a CDS encoding aldehyde dehydrogenase — MAGTSALPIRQSGAPSYKNIRPFNVDNVIGGESRQANKGDALPLYTIFREFAGTVPNSEESDLMEAFSYARDYAKKIPYARRVDDGIEAVRKASKELLSKREDRERIAALTGSQTLKSIEGTLDLFKGWADGIGNLYSQIIDDEGKLLYKSGINAGILPGNVSISGTWTQSLSALVGPMVTRPDRRGSFVASSYAQLLADNGYPGVQAVNWSSELHPNLIQTLISEGLREGKVHFFGSNDTINEILPTELKDHPNLIAYGSGHGMAIVDETADLEQAAKFCVQGRIFNTGNMCTCTNNVIAVGDTTYDKLLNYFEGCKETLMPGDPRKPDSDLGWIGSHDLQTIVKPLLLEHTVAPDEVIVNYDYMKFTPIETNPHSKFARKEWPYPILGIMGADNMDKAIDMVGACLEPGCKSICVGLHMDPDKPDLLTKYITALKPYAHKVATNNSTTNMDLNCHQGLTIRNMMRPI, encoded by the coding sequence ATGGCAGGAACAAGTGCCTTACCTATAAGGCAATCTGGAGCACCCAGTTACAAAAATATAAGGCCCTTCAACGTAGATAATGTGATTGGAGGGGAATCAAGACAGGCAAACAAGGGCGATGCGCTACCCCTTTATACTATTTTCAGAGAATTTGCAGGAACTGTTCCAAACTCTGAGGAATCTGACCTAATGGAGGCCTTTTCCTATGCCCGAGATTATGCCAAAAAAATCCCATATGCCCGGCGTGTAGACGACGGAATAGAAGCTGTAAGAAAGGCCTCAAAGGAGCTTTTATCAAAGCGGGAAGACAGAGAAAGAATTGCGGCCCTTACAGGAAGCCAAACCCTTAAGTCTATTGAGGGCACACTGGACCTTTTCAAAGGCTGGGCTGATGGAATTGGCAACTTATATAGCCAGATTATAGATGATGAAGGAAAACTCCTCTACAAATCAGGAATAAATGCGGGAATTCTTCCCGGAAACGTAAGCATATCCGGGACATGGACCCAATCGCTGTCTGCATTGGTTGGACCAATGGTAACGCGACCTGATCGTCGTGGATCTTTTGTAGCTTCAAGCTATGCGCAGTTGCTTGCAGATAATGGCTACCCTGGTGTTCAGGCAGTCAACTGGTCCTCAGAATTACACCCAAACCTTATACAAACACTCATTTCAGAAGGTCTCAGGGAAGGAAAAGTCCATTTTTTCGGAAGCAACGATACAATCAATGAAATTCTTCCTACTGAACTCAAAGACCACCCAAACCTCATCGCTTATGGAAGCGGACATGGCATGGCAATAGTTGATGAAACTGCAGATCTGGAACAAGCAGCAAAATTCTGCGTTCAGGGAAGAATATTCAATACCGGAAACATGTGTACCTGCACCAATAATGTTATTGCAGTAGGAGATACTACCTATGATAAGCTTTTGAATTACTTTGAAGGATGTAAGGAGACCCTTATGCCGGGAGATCCAAGAAAGCCCGACTCAGACCTAGGCTGGATTGGAAGCCATGACCTGCAAACTATAGTCAAGCCCTTACTTTTGGAGCATACTGTGGCGCCTGATGAGGTGATAGTCAATTATGACTATATGAAATTCACCCCGATAGAGACAAATCCTCACTCGAAGTTTGCAAGAAAAGAATGGCCTTATCCGATTCTTGGGATTATGGGTGCAGATAACATGGACAAAGCAATCGATATGGTTGGGGCTTGCCTGGAGCCAGGATGCAAATCCATCTGCGTAGGACTGCACATGGACCCGGATAAGCCAGACTTGCTCACTAAATACATAACTGCCCTGAAGCCCTATGCGCACAAGGTTGCGACTAATAACTCAACTACCAACATGGACCTCAATTGCCACCAAGGCCTAACTATCAGAAATATGATGAGACCCATCTGA
- a CDS encoding 30S ribosomal protein S4e, with product MVHLKRSEMPGIWPLPRKKKRFAPIPSPGPHQKANCLPLVVVARDIFGLYKTATEAKKAIKAKNFLVDGKEVIDDRFPLGMMDVLSIKDKKEHYMVVPSAKGFEFRKIDEKKAGSKYCKVMDKTVVKNGLQLNLHDGRNVLLSVEEGKKYRTGDTVKIGLKTGKIEKVYPYKEGSEVIILKGVNRGKTGKVKEILVKKDLLKPKVKIDLDGEDKIFERDLVFLVPKKE from the coding sequence ATGGTACACTTGAAAAGGAGTGAAATGCCTGGCATTTGGCCGCTTCCAAGGAAAAAGAAGAGATTTGCCCCTATTCCAAGCCCAGGGCCTCACCAAAAGGCGAACTGCCTCCCTCTGGTAGTTGTCGCAAGGGATATTTTCGGGCTTTACAAGACTGCAACCGAGGCAAAAAAGGCCATAAAGGCGAAAAACTTCCTTGTTGACGGAAAAGAGGTAATTGATGACAGGTTTCCACTTGGAATGATGGATGTACTTTCCATAAAGGACAAAAAGGAGCACTATATGGTCGTTCCTTCTGCCAAGGGCTTTGAGTTCAGGAAGATTGACGAGAAAAAGGCGGGCTCCAAGTATTGCAAGGTTATGGACAAGACGGTTGTAAAAAATGGCTTGCAGTTAAACCTTCACGATGGGCGAAATGTCCTCCTTTCAGTTGAGGAGGGAAAGAAGTACCGAACCGGCGACACAGTCAAGATTGGGCTTAAAACCGGAAAAATCGAGAAAGTTTACCCTTACAAGGAGGGTTCTGAAGTTATAATTTTAAAAGGCGTAAACCGGGGAAAGACAGGGAAAGTAAAGGAAATACTTGTCAAAAAAGACCTTTTGAAGCCAAAGGTCAAGATTGACCTTGATGGCGAAGACAAGATTTTCGAAAGAGATTTGGTGTTTTTGGTGCCTAAGAAAGAGTGA
- a CDS encoding DUF1512 family protein: MFGSTPWELINIILLVFLIFFFPRLMTYQIITLLESKAKAYDEMVVKSQRMIVKKIGLRTKLTRKEMDDSIKGMLEYFVVEPEAIEPTGLANKIRQMTNRHDKKLDIYIEEITSGVSEEERKNLSASMMHTIGIHQISKIIKHFIEIIRETKNFQYGMLLQIQLPFIDRQVKALYKSIPAFTNGIPVGDCIGPLYAATLIGDNKTTKIAEGTVVATRTINGKEVFILKAEGPAANLGNIDEAIRKIVAKNKIEKVITVDASGKLEGETTGAVARGVGFAMGPRGAERFFAESYLIEKGIPVDAVIVKMKPEEALMPMPKEVKLALPKVDLAVKQELKEVKKRAIIAGIGVTIGVGNSRKAAEEAIRVIDAFNRREEQKKKAEKKGLRERVFGRKEKKEEKTKEE; the protein is encoded by the coding sequence ATGTTCGGTTCCACGCCTTGGGAGTTAATTAACATTATACTTCTGGTATTCCTTATCTTCTTTTTCCCGCGGCTCATGACCTATCAGATAATAACTCTTCTCGAATCTAAGGCAAAGGCGTATGATGAGATGGTTGTAAAGTCACAGAGGATGATTGTAAAAAAAATAGGGCTTCGGACAAAGCTTACGAGAAAGGAAATGGACGATTCCATAAAAGGGATGCTTGAATATTTCGTGGTCGAGCCGGAGGCAATCGAGCCGACAGGGCTTGCAAACAAAATTCGCCAGATGACAAACCGACACGACAAGAAGCTTGACATTTATATCGAGGAAATTACGAGCGGAGTGAGCGAAGAGGAGAGAAAAAACCTGTCTGCAAGCATGATGCACACAATCGGCATTCACCAGATTTCCAAAATCATAAAGCACTTCATTGAGATTATCAGGGAGACAAAGAACTTCCAGTATGGGATGCTTCTTCAGATCCAGCTTCCATTTATCGACCGGCAGGTTAAGGCACTTTATAAGTCGATTCCTGCGTTTACCAATGGTATCCCTGTAGGGGACTGCATAGGGCCTCTTTATGCCGCAACCCTCATAGGCGACAACAAGACAACCAAAATCGCGGAAGGGACCGTCGTGGCGACCAGGACGATCAATGGAAAAGAAGTCTTCATACTCAAAGCAGAGGGTCCGGCCGCAAACCTTGGCAACATCGATGAGGCGATAAGGAAAATTGTCGCCAAAAACAAGATTGAAAAGGTGATAACAGTTGACGCATCAGGAAAGCTGGAGGGAGAGACAACCGGAGCCGTTGCAAGGGGAGTAGGGTTTGCCATGGGCCCACGTGGCGCTGAAAGGTTCTTTGCCGAATCATACCTGATAGAGAAAGGCATACCCGTTGACGCGGTAATTGTCAAGATGAAGCCGGAGGAAGCTCTTATGCCCATGCCTAAGGAAGTTAAGCTTGCCCTTCCAAAGGTTGACTTGGCAGTAAAGCAGGAGCTTAAGGAAGTCAAAAAGAGAGCAATAATTGCAGGAATTGGCGTTACAATAGGCGTTGGGAATAGCAGAAAGGCCGCCGAGGAAGCAATCCGGGTCATAGACGCCTTTAACAGGAGAGAGGAGCAGAAGAAAAAGGCAGAGAAAAAGGGGCTTCGGGAAAGGGTTTTCGGCAGGAAGGAGAAAAAGGAGGAAAAAACCAAGGAGGAATAG
- a CDS encoding radical SAM protein, which produces MAIIKKNIVFFCVTDYCNAKCKSCSFWKTKKPTFPKKEELPMIVNALHSKLDCKFLQITGGETLTYPYISELVRLARKKGMITQLMTNGSLVSEDTIKKLCDAGLDILAISIDHHDDKVMEKYRGIPGLPAKIRKDIKKLKKTNLLVPAGICLSKYNIGALEKTAEHALLLGFDEVYFCWPIQSTESTYKLGNDEYDSANLSNEQIITAINTIIKLKKRFGYKISHTYEHLEDILRYYKSEKQKFPCKAGENLFYLDNHLDVYRCMTLPDKLGNILGDVEVIKNAHCEKCPLQCFREPSICYSGLKSVLTVAKLAFNRNYWKLIQKKCLRPR; this is translated from the coding sequence ATGGCAATAATTAAAAAAAATATCGTGTTCTTCTGTGTAACAGACTACTGTAATGCAAAGTGTAAATCCTGCTCATTCTGGAAGACAAAAAAGCCCACATTCCCAAAAAAGGAGGAGCTTCCAATGATAGTCAATGCGTTGCATTCCAAGCTCGACTGCAAGTTTTTGCAGATAACCGGGGGCGAAACACTCACCTACCCCTACATATCTGAGCTTGTGCGTCTGGCACGAAAAAAAGGAATGATTACGCAGCTAATGACCAACGGCAGCTTGGTAAGCGAAGACACAATCAAAAAGCTTTGTGACGCAGGCCTTGACATTCTTGCAATTTCCATAGACCACCACGACGACAAAGTAATGGAAAAATACCGGGGGATACCAGGCCTTCCCGCCAAAATCCGAAAAGACATAAAAAAGCTAAAAAAGACAAATTTGCTGGTGCCGGCAGGAATCTGCCTAAGCAAGTACAATATTGGCGCTCTGGAAAAGACGGCAGAGCATGCCCTTTTGCTCGGATTTGACGAGGTATATTTCTGCTGGCCAATCCAATCTACTGAATCTACCTACAAGCTAGGCAATGATGAATATGACTCTGCCAATCTCAGCAACGAGCAGATAATAACCGCGATCAATACCATAATCAAGCTCAAAAAAAGATTCGGTTATAAGATCAGCCACACCTACGAACACCTGGAAGATATCCTGAGATACTACAAAAGCGAAAAACAAAAATTCCCCTGCAAAGCGGGGGAAAATTTATTCTATCTTGACAATCATCTGGACGTGTACCGATGCATGACCCTTCCGGATAAGCTCGGCAACATCCTCGGCGACGTAGAGGTAATCAAGAATGCCCATTGCGAAAAGTGCCCTCTGCAATGCTTCAGGGAGCCCTCGATTTGCTATAGCGGGCTCAAGTCGGTGCTAACCGTAGCAAAACTTGCCTTCAACAGGAATTACTGGAAACTGATTCAGAAGAAATGCCTTCGCCCCAGATAG